In Solanum pennellii chromosome 3, SPENNV200, a single window of DNA contains:
- the LOC107014894 gene encoding NEP1-interacting protein-like 1: MDLYTYQRSAFSSSLSIFSSFCMMDLIERAKNFFRFAVSTIIGNVFSAIFTFFFALVGTLLGAMTGALIGQETESGFIRGAAVGAISGAVFSLEVFESSLLLWHSDESGVGCVLYLIDVIASLLSGRLVRERIGPAMLSAVQNQMGAVETTYEEVPNIFDTGGAKGLPGDFVEKIAKVVISNDNNVDDTGERVSCSVCLQDFQLAETVRCLPQCHHMFHLPCIDTWLLRHGSCPLCRRDL; the protein is encoded by the exons atggatcttTACACATATCAAAGAAGtgctttttcttcttcattatcaattttttcttcattttgtatGATGGATTTGATTGAAAGAGCTAAAAATTTCTTCAGATTTGCTGTTTCTACTATTATTGGGAATGTGTTTTCTGCAATTTTCACATTTTTCTTCGCATTAG TGGGCACATTATTAGGAGCAATGACAGGAGCTTTGATAGGTCAAGAAACAGAAAGTGGATTCATTAGAGGTGCCGCGGTTGGAGCCATTTCTGGTGCTGTTTTCTCTCTTGAGGTCTTTGAGTCATCTCTGTTGCTATGGCACTCTGATGAATCCGGAGTTGGATGTGTTCTCTACTTG ATTGATGTAATAGCTAGCTTGTTAAGTGGTAGACTAGTTCGTGAGCGGATTGGTCCAGCAATGCTTAGTGCAGTGCAAAATCAG ATGGGAGCTGTTGAAACtacatatgaagaggtacctaACATTTTCGATACAGGTGGGGCAAAAGGTTTGCCTGGAGATTTTGTGGAGAAGATCGCAAAGGTTGTAATTAGCAATGATAACAATGTAGATGATACAGGGGAGAGAGTTTCGTGTTCAGTCTGCTTACAG GACTTTCAACTCGCGGAAACTGTTAGATGTTTGCCACAATGTCATCACATGTTTCACCTACCATGCATCGATACATGGTTGTTGAGACATGGCTCGTGTCCATTGTGCAGACGGGATCTATAG
- the LOC107014893 gene encoding probable protein phosphatase 2C 60: protein MLSRLINFLKACWRPSSDHSVHAGSDAAGRQDGLFWYKDSGQHLIGEFSMAVVQANNLLEDQSQIESGSLSLLDSGPYGTFAGIYDGHGGPETSRYINDHLFQNLKRFAAEQNCMSVDVIRKAFQATEDGFCSVVAKQWPMKPQMAAVGSCCLVAVICNGILYVANLGDSRAVLGRLVRATGEVLAIQLSAEHNACFESVRQELQSMHPDDPQIVVLKHNVWRVKGLIQISRSIGDIYLKKPEYNREPLYAKFRLREPFKRPILSSDPSITVQELEPHDQFLILASDGLWEHLSNQEAVDIVQNSPRSGSARRLVKTALQEAAKKREMRYSDLKKIDRGVRRHFHDDISVIVVFLDSDLVSKASSLRGPSLSLRGGGMNFAAKSLAPCATPIELGTT, encoded by the exons ATGTTATCAAGGCTGATAAATTTCCTGAAGGCCTGTTGGCGGCCATCGTCAGATCATTCTGTACATGCTGGTTCAGATGCAGCTGGACGACAAGATGGACTCTTTTGGTATAAGGATAGTGGTCAACACTTGATTGGTGAGTTCTCAATGGCAGTTGTACAGGCAAATAATTTGCTGGAAGATCAAAGCCAGATCGAGTCGGGTTCTTTGAGCTTGCTTGATTCTGGCCCTTATGGAACGTTTGCTGGGATATACGATGGTCATGGTGGACCGGAGACATCACGGTATATCAATGATCACCTTTTTCAGAATCTCAAGA GGTTTGCAGCAGAACAAAATTGTATGTCTGTAGATGTAATACGGAAAGCATTTCAAGCTACAGAAGACGGATTCTGCTCTGTGGTTGCAAAGCAATGGCCAATGAAGCCACAGATGGCTGCTGTGGGATCTTGCTGTCTGGTAGCAGTGATCTGCAATGGTATCCTGTATGTTGCTAACCTTGGTGATTCCCGAGCTGTTTTGGGAAGGCTTGTGAGGGCTACAGGGGAGGTTCTTGCCATCCAGCTATCAGCTGAGCATAACGCATGTTTCGAATCTGTCAGACAGGAGTTGCAGTCAATGCATCCAGATGACCCACAGATAGTGGTTTTGAAGCATAACGTATGGCGTGTAAAGGGTCTGATTCAG ATTTCGAGATCTATTGGTGATATTTACCTTAAAAAGCCTGAATACAACAGGGAGCCGTTGTATGCAAAGTTTCGATTGCGTGAACCTTTTAAAAGGCCCATATTGAGCTCTGATCCATCAATTACTGTTCAAGAACTCGAACCACATGATCAATTTCTCATATTAGCTTCTGATGGTCTCTGGGAACATCTTTCCAATCAAGAAGCAGTTGATATAGTACAAAATAGCCCCCGAAGC GGAAGCGCTCGGAGGCTTGTAAAAACTGCATTACAAGAAGCAGCAAAGAAAAGGGAGATGAGGTATTCTGATCTGAAGAAGATCGATCGTGGTGTTAGGAGGCATTTTCACGATGATATCTCAGTCATAGTTGTGTTTTTAGATTCAGATCTTGTAAGTAAGGCGAGCTCGTTGAGGGGCCCCTCTTTATCTCTGAGAGGTGGTGGTATGAACTTTGCAGCAAAAAGTTTGGCTCCCTGTGCTACTCCCATAGAACTCGGTACCACTTAA